A single Campylobacter hyointestinalis subsp. hyointestinalis DNA region contains:
- a CDS encoding AzlC family ABC transporter permease, which translates to MSKFEIFKSTIPVMMGYVPLGIAFGLYGISSGLPLWVMSLTPIFIYAGSVEFVLVAFIVTGASLVDVFIVSFLLNFRHFFYTMALLGEINQLKNRIYFIYALTDETFALLKARKSNIDENKNLLFNLTAFLNQIYWFFGVNFGALLGSNLNISYKGIDFSLVALFAVLIYQIFKNNPNTKVLFLGFGCSIVGLFIFPERYFLFGSLIAGAAILLMFKKKFN; encoded by the coding sequence TTGTCTAAATTTGAAATATTTAAATCAACTATCCCAGTTATGATGGGATACGTTCCTCTTGGTATAGCTTTCGGGCTTTATGGTATAAGCTCTGGGCTTCCACTTTGGGTTATGAGCCTCACACCTATATTTATTTACGCAGGAAGTGTAGAGTTTGTGCTAGTCGCGTTTATAGTCACAGGCGCATCTCTTGTTGATGTTTTTATAGTGTCGTTTTTACTGAATTTTAGGCATTTTTTCTATACTATGGCGTTACTTGGAGAGATAAATCAGCTAAAAAATCGTATTTATTTTATCTATGCTTTGACAGATGAAACTTTTGCTTTGCTAAAAGCTCGCAAATCAAACATAGACGAAAATAAAAATTTGCTTTTTAACCTAACTGCATTTTTAAATCAAATTTACTGGTTTTTCGGCGTAAATTTTGGTGCATTGCTTGGCTCAAATTTAAATATATCATATAAAGGTATAGATTTTAGTTTGGTTGCGCTTTTTGCAGTTTTGATATATCAAATTTTTAAAAATAATCCAAACACTAAAGTCTTGTTTTTAGGTTTTGGTTGCTCTATCGTCGGACTTTTTATATTTCCTGAGCGTTATTTTTTATTTGGTTCGCTTATAGCTGGAGCTGCTATTTTGTTGATGTTTAAGAAAAAATTTAATTAA
- the cybH gene encoding Ni/Fe-hydrogenase, b-type cytochrome subunit: protein MKDNGKHIAEYEFSIGLRLTHWIRAISIVLLIVSGFYIAYVFVSPVITSEPTNFMNAKWRAVHQIVGFVLIGCFIFKLYLFFFDKKSHIERVSLKDFLSPKVWIDQIKYYMFMGKHPHLVGTYNPLQFVSYLFFYIILFVICLTGLILYVHVYHEGLGGLLYDPMRAVEAWMGGLANVRVVHHISMWIIMIFVLVHVYMAIYNAIKGKNGAMDAIVSGYKFPKED from the coding sequence ATGAAAGATAATGGAAAACATATCGCCGAATATGAGTTTAGCATAGGACTTAGACTTACTCACTGGATAAGAGCTATTTCTATAGTTCTTCTTATAGTGAGTGGTTTTTATATAGCTTATGTATTTGTTAGTCCGGTTATCACAAGCGAACCTACAAATTTTATGAATGCAAAATGGCGTGCAGTGCATCAAATAGTCGGTTTTGTGCTTATAGGCTGCTTTATATTTAAGCTATATCTATTTTTCTTTGACAAAAAAAGTCACATAGAAAGAGTAAGCTTGAAAGACTTTTTAAGTCCGAAAGTTTGGATAGATCAAATAAAATACTATATGTTTATGGGCAAACATCCACATTTAGTAGGTACTTACAATCCTTTACAGTTTGTATCATATCTGTTCTTTTATATAATACTTTTCGTGATCTGCTTAACAGGTCTTATTTTATACGTACATGTATATCATGAGGGGCTTGGCGGATTGCTTTATGATCCTATGCGTGCTGTAGAAGCGTGGATGGGAGGACTTGCAAATGTTAGAGTCGTCCATCATATATCTATGTGGATCATAATGATATTTGTTTTAGTTCATGTTTATATGGCTATATATAATGCTATAAAAGGTAAAAACGGTGCTATGGACGCCATAGTTAGCGGTTATAAATTTCCTAAAGAAGATTAA
- a CDS encoding branched-chain amino acid transporter permease produces MMEYLPYILIAGFATILTRFLPYWMFKKRTQNQTLLYLQKTISLIIMVVLLIYALINMDFSTYSLGSAAIFCLILVFILQIWKKNSLLSIVLPTIIYMLLVRMLS; encoded by the coding sequence ATGATGGAATACTTGCCATATATTTTGATAGCTGGATTTGCTACTATTTTAACTAGGTTTTTGCCGTACTGGATGTTTAAAAAGCGTACCCAAAATCAAACTTTGCTATATTTGCAAAAAACTATAAGCTTGATAATAATGGTAGTTTTACTGATCTATGCTTTAATAAATATGGACTTTTCTACTTATAGTCTAGGATCTGCTGCGATATTTTGTTTGATTTTAGTTTTTATTTTACAAATTTGGAAGAAAAACTCGCTTCTTAGTATAGTACTTCCGACTATTATTTATATGTTGTTAGTTAGAATGCTAAGTTAA
- a CDS encoding response regulator transcription factor → MKNSVILEVLSNKKVLCLEDEPVILRNLTESLELFFGEVVSVKDGLEALDEVMTNSYDALILDIEVPNIDGIEIAKKVRQTDQKIPIIILSSHNEQEYLWRAIELKITKYLSKPYSKETFLKALEQIALELTGYVVIYNINDDLKYDFSKKIIYNKNETLHLSKSESKLLEYFLKNKNQTITYDQISEYMWDFESPGKDAIKTIIKDLRKKVGKDLIKNLYGIGYLCEI, encoded by the coding sequence ATGAAAAATTCGGTTATATTAGAAGTTTTGTCAAATAAAAAGGTGTTATGCTTAGAAGACGAACCAGTAATACTAAGAAATTTAACCGAATCCCTAGAACTGTTTTTTGGCGAAGTAGTAAGCGTAAAAGACGGACTTGAAGCACTCGATGAAGTTATGACAAATTCATATGATGCCTTGATACTAGATATAGAAGTTCCAAATATAGATGGGATAGAGATAGCTAAAAAAGTAAGACAAACTGATCAGAAAATCCCTATAATCATACTTTCAAGCCACAATGAACAAGAATATTTATGGAGAGCGATCGAACTCAAAATAACAAAATATCTCTCAAAACCTTACAGTAAAGAAACATTTTTAAAAGCTTTAGAACAGATCGCCTTAGAATTGACTGGATATGTAGTGATATATAACATCAATGATGATCTAAAATACGACTTTAGCAAAAAAATCATTTATAATAAAAATGAAACTCTACATCTTTCAAAAAGCGAGAGTAAGCTCTTAGAATACTTTTTAAAAAATAAAAATCAAACGATAACCTATGATCAAATATCTGAATATATGTGGGATTTTGAATCACCCGGAAAAGATGCCATAAAAACCATCATAAAAGATCTAAGGAAAAAAGTCGGTAAAGATCTGATAAAAAATTTATACGGCATAGGGTATCTGTGTGAGATATAA
- a CDS encoding hydrogenase small subunit, translating into MVEHKLLNTIQDRLDALSKMPKVKKNSSIMAVLKENGFTRRDFMKWAGAMTAMMALPASFAPSVAKAAELADRLPVIWLHMAECTGCSESLLRSDAPTIDSLIFDYISLEYHETVMAAAGWQAEENLEHAIEKYKGKYVLMVEGGIHDGDSAFYLTVGPEGTTGREHAIHASDNALAIFAIGTCSSFGGIQAARPNPTNSQPLYKITNKPVINVPGCPPSEKNIVGNVLNFLLFGSLPALDVYNRPKWAYGLRIHDLCERRGRFDAGEFVQEFGDEGAKQGYCLYKVGCKGPYTFNNCSRERFNQHTSWPVQAGHGCIGCSEPDFWDTMGPFEKPLGDRLFDTVFDGLGADAITDKIGIGVLAITGVAVAAHALISTAKKDEE; encoded by the coding sequence ATGGTTGAGCATAAACTCTTAAATACCATACAAGATAGGTTAGACGCTTTATCAAAGATGCCTAAAGTTAAAAAAAATAGTTCTATAATGGCTGTTTTGAAAGAAAACGGCTTCACTCGTAGAGATTTTATGAAATGGGCAGGAGCAATGACTGCCATGATGGCACTTCCTGCTAGTTTTGCGCCAAGTGTTGCAAAAGCAGCAGAGCTTGCTGATAGACTTCCAGTTATTTGGTTGCATATGGCTGAATGTACCGGCTGTAGCGAAAGTCTTTTAAGAAGCGATGCGCCTACAATTGATAGCTTGATATTTGATTATATTAGTTTAGAATACCACGAAACAGTTATGGCTGCTGCTGGTTGGCAAGCAGAAGAGAATTTAGAACATGCTATTGAAAAATACAAAGGCAAATACGTTCTAATGGTAGAAGGCGGAATTCATGATGGAGATAGCGCATTTTATCTAACAGTCGGACCAGAGGGAACTACTGGTAGAGAACATGCTATCCATGCTAGCGATAATGCTTTAGCGATATTTGCCATAGGAACTTGTTCTAGTTTTGGTGGTATCCAAGCTGCTCGTCCAAATCCGACAAACTCACAACCTCTTTATAAAATCACAAATAAGCCTGTTATAAATGTACCTGGTTGTCCTCCAAGTGAGAAAAATATAGTAGGAAACGTGTTAAATTTCTTGCTATTTGGAAGTCTTCCTGCGCTTGATGTTTATAATCGTCCAAAATGGGCTTATGGGCTTAGAATTCACGATCTTTGTGAAAGACGTGGTCGTTTTGATGCTGGTGAGTTCGTGCAAGAATTTGGTGATGAGGGTGCTAAACAAGGATATTGCTTATACAAAGTAGGCTGTAAAGGACCATATACTTTTAATAACTGCTCACGTGAGAGATTTAACCAACATACAAGTTGGCCGGTGCAAGCAGGACATGGTTGTATAGGCTGTAGTGAACCTGATTTTTGGGATACAATGGGACCGTTTGAAAAACCGCTTGGGGATAGACTTTTTGATACGGTATTTGACGGACTTGGAGCAGACGCTATAACAGATAAGATCGGTATAGGTGTTTTAGCGATAACTGGTGTAGCAGTAGCAGCACACGCTTTAATATCAACAGCTAAAAAAGATGAGGAGTAA
- a CDS encoding HyaD/HybD family hydrogenase maturation endopeptidase, producing MRVLVLGIGNVMFADEGIGVHFTKMIEKNFKFKSPEHTLSFIDGGTLANLLSPIIADFDHVIVVDCIDADEANIADVYFFDFEDMPKSINWSGSAHEIEMLQTLEMMDLVGDRPRTKILGIIPKRIDPMSFELSNEIKKGVLVMQKVILKHLESLGFKYEKVADFSISDIANDWKKEQF from the coding sequence ATGCGCGTTCTTGTGTTAGGAATTGGTAATGTAATGTTCGCCGATGAAGGTATCGGCGTTCATTTTACCAAAATGATAGAAAAAAATTTCAAATTTAAATCCCCAGAGCATACATTGTCTTTCATAGATGGTGGAACTTTAGCAAACTTGCTAAGTCCTATCATAGCAGATTTTGATCACGTCATAGTAGTAGATTGCATAGACGCTGATGAAGCAAATATCGCAGATGTGTATTTTTTTGATTTTGAAGATATGCCAAAAAGTATAAATTGGTCTGGTTCCGCACATGAAATCGAAATGCTACAAACGCTTGAAATGATGGATTTGGTTGGTGATAGACCACGAACAAAAATTCTAGGCATAATTCCAAAACGGATAGATCCTATGAGTTTTGAGCTAAGTAATGAGATAAAAAAAGGCGTTCTGGTCATGCAAAAAGTTATTTTAAAACACTTAGAAAGTCTCGGTTTTAAATATGAAAAAGTAGCTGATTTTAGCATTAGTGATATCGCAAATGATTGGAAAAAGGAGCAGTTTTGA
- the nikR gene encoding nickel-responsive transcriptional regulator NikR translates to MDKEDKVIRFSVSLPEELLDELDKMIKTKNYASRSEFTRDLIREKIVQDSWSNEKEDLIGVLTIVYDHHQGDLMTKKMSIEHDASVNIICTNHIHIDHHNCLENMVLKGKAKEIEAFSDSIAGLKGVKFSKLARAAVPKH, encoded by the coding sequence ATGGATAAAGAAGATAAGGTTATAAGATTTAGTGTCTCTTTGCCAGAAGAGCTTTTGGACGAATTAGACAAGATGATAAAGACAAAAAATTACGCTAGTAGAAGCGAATTTACTAGAGATCTTATTAGAGAAAAGATAGTACAAGATAGCTGGTCAAATGAAAAAGAAGATCTCATAGGTGTCCTTACTATAGTTTATGATCATCATCAAGGTGATCTAATGACTAAAAAAATGAGTATAGAACATGATGCTAGCGTAAATATTATATGTACGAATCATATTCATATAGATCATCATAATTGTCTGGAAAATATGGTTTTAAAAGGTAAAGCTAAAGAAATAGAGGCTTTTAGCGACAGTATTGCTGGTCTTAAAGGTGTTAAGTTTTCAAAACTTGCTAGAGCAGCAGTGCCAAAACATTAA
- a CDS encoding nickel-dependent hydrogenase large subunit, giving the protein MSEQRIVVDPITRIEGHLRIEVVVDENNVVKDAYSGSTLWRGIETIVKGRDPRDAGFMTQRICGVCTFSHYRAGIEAVENALGIVPPLNAKLTRTLMNAALFLHDHPVHFYQLHGLDFVDVVSALSADPKKASEEAFKWCDTPYACGADQLKLVQDKVKKFVEKGNLGPFANAYWGHSTYKLTPEQNLIALSHYLECLRLQRTIAQAMAIFGAKQPHPQSLTVGGVTCIMDLQDPARFGEYMVKFGEMADFINRAYYPDLVMAGKAYASEPSVLNDVGTPNLMTYKDFQVGVNDYLFDGGYILNGDVGKVFEVDESKITEEATRSWYKESAALHPYDGQTEPNYTGLKDAQTMNAKGEMVNSKVFDITGKYSWIKAPRYDGLPMQVGPLANIVVNYAKGNKLVVPVVDKFLKDTGLPITAVFSTLGRTACRMLEAKIVADNALVAFKNLIENLKVDQTTCAKYVIDNNKEYKGRFIGNVPRGMLSHWCRIKNGVIENWQAVVPSTWNASPKDSKGEMASYEACLVGMKIADLKQPLEIIRKIHSYDPCIACAVHVMDTKGNKLSEYKVNPNLI; this is encoded by the coding sequence ATGAGCGAACAAAGAATAGTAGTAGATCCGATAACTAGAATCGAAGGACACCTTAGAATAGAAGTAGTAGTAGATGAAAATAATGTCGTAAAAGATGCTTATAGTGGCTCAACTCTTTGGAGAGGTATAGAAACTATCGTAAAAGGTAGAGATCCAAGGGATGCTGGATTTATGACTCAAAGAATTTGTGGTGTTTGTACATTTTCTCATTATAGAGCAGGAATCGAAGCTGTTGAAAATGCTCTGGGTATAGTTCCTCCACTTAATGCTAAACTAACTAGAACACTTATGAACGCAGCTTTATTTTTACACGATCACCCTGTGCATTTTTATCAACTTCACGGACTTGATTTTGTTGATGTTGTTAGTGCTCTTAGCGCAGATCCTAAAAAAGCTAGCGAAGAAGCGTTTAAATGGTGTGATACTCCTTATGCTTGTGGTGCGGATCAATTAAAATTAGTTCAAGATAAGGTTAAAAAATTTGTCGAAAAAGGAAATCTTGGACCATTTGCAAATGCGTATTGGGGACACTCTACTTATAAACTTACTCCAGAACAAAATCTTATAGCTCTTAGCCACTACTTAGAGTGTTTAAGACTTCAAAGAACTATAGCTCAAGCTATGGCTATCTTCGGTGCTAAACAGCCTCATCCACAAAGCTTAACAGTTGGCGGTGTGACTTGTATAATGGATCTACAAGATCCGGCAAGATTTGGTGAATATATGGTTAAATTTGGAGAAATGGCTGATTTTATCAACCGTGCTTATTATCCAGATCTTGTTATGGCTGGCAAAGCCTATGCTAGTGAGCCAAGCGTTCTAAATGACGTAGGAACTCCGAATTTGATGACTTATAAAGACTTCCAAGTAGGAGTAAATGATTATTTATTTGATGGTGGCTATATCTTAAACGGCGATGTTGGCAAAGTTTTTGAAGTAGATGAGAGCAAAATAACAGAAGAAGCAACTCGTTCTTGGTATAAAGAGAGCGCAGCACTTCATCCCTATGATGGACAAACAGAGCCGAATTACACAGGACTAAAAGATGCTCAAACTATGAATGCAAAAGGCGAAATGGTTAATAGTAAAGTATTTGATATAACAGGTAAATATAGCTGGATAAAAGCTCCTAGATATGATGGCTTACCTATGCAAGTTGGACCACTAGCAAATATAGTAGTAAACTATGCAAAAGGAAACAAACTTGTAGTTCCTGTAGTAGATAAATTCCTAAAAGATACGGGACTTCCTATAACTGCTGTGTTCTCAACTCTAGGAAGAACGGCTTGCCGTATGCTTGAGGCTAAGATAGTAGCAGATAACGCCTTAGTAGCATTTAAAAATTTGATTGAAAATTTAAAAGTAGATCAAACAACTTGTGCAAAATACGTTATAGATAATAATAAAGAATACAAAGGTAGATTTATAGGAAACGTACCTCGCGGTATGCTTAGTCACTGGTGCAGAATCAAAAATGGCGTCATAGAAAACTGGCAAGCAGTAGTTCCATCTACTTGGAATGCAAGTCCAAAAGACTCAAAAGGAGAGATGGCTAGTTATGAAGCATGCCTAGTCGGTATGAAGATAGCAGATCTAAAACAACCACTTGAAATCATTCGCAAAATTCACTCTTATGATCCTTGTATAGCTTGTGCTGTTCACGTTATGGATACAAAGGGTAATAAGCTAAGTGAATATAAAGTAAATCCGAATTTGATTTAA
- the hypF gene encoding carbamoyltransferase HypF, with protein sequence MKSLRIEVFGLVQGVGFRPFIYNLALRFGIFGRVFNDCEGVKIDIYAKDEICDQFCKAIFDELPPLARIDDFKVLHSELKFDTFKIVNSQFTQKLNPILPDFAICDECKAEFYDHTNPRYHHPFINCTNCGPRFSIIKSLPYDRKNTTMKNFKMCDKCETEYKDPLNRRYHAQPIACNACGPKVYLKDMSEEILAKNEEAVKLCATWLKKGKIIAIKGIGGFHLVCRADDSEVLRTLRQKKQRPSKPFALMCKDEKMALKYAKFSKKELELLNSNIKPIVLASNLNALPEELAPGLQKIGIFLAPTALHLLLFEYIDFPIVATSANISGEPIITNSIDIVKKLGGVVHLILDNDREIINPSDDSIAFFADDRLQWIRTSRGIKPKIIRSKFSQKGCFLALGGELKNQFAIYKDGLIFSSVYIGDLKNIATFERFLNLVEKFSQTYDFKFDFIIGDLHPHFLHTKYFEKQGFKLYKAQHHWAHLLSVMIENDISSEVLGVAFDGTGYGDDGEIWGGELFLCDQKGYKRILHFDEFELIGGDKAIKNIYYLAYAILRKYDIDAPEFKSRFDEKTLLNLDKVLSRNINLVKTSSLGRIFDAFACLALKIDTVSYDAQAAMSLEALYDENLDISYKFEIENDVITYKDVFLNALSGSPRVLATGFINGLADLILNVALMYKKPLVLSGGVFQNRALLTKTISNLKQAGITFYLPKDEPANDSGLAMGQIYYGLNFLGYNSNK encoded by the coding sequence TTGAAATCTCTTAGAATAGAAGTTTTTGGTTTAGTTCAAGGCGTAGGTTTTCGTCCTTTTATATACAATCTTGCTCTTAGATTTGGGATTTTTGGTAGAGTTTTTAACGACTGTGAAGGTGTTAAAATAGATATTTACGCTAAAGATGAAATTTGCGATCAGTTTTGCAAGGCTATATTTGACGAACTTCCGCCACTTGCTAGGATTGATGATTTCAAAGTACTACATAGTGAGCTTAAATTTGATACTTTTAAGATAGTAAATTCACAATTTACCCAAAAACTAAACCCGATACTTCCTGATTTTGCTATTTGTGATGAGTGTAAAGCCGAGTTTTATGACCATACTAATCCGCGTTATCATCATCCATTTATAAACTGTACGAACTGTGGTCCTAGATTTTCTATCATCAAATCCTTGCCTTATGATCGCAAAAACACTACTATGAAAAACTTTAAAATGTGTGATAAGTGTGAGACTGAATATAAAGATCCCTTAAACCGTCGCTATCATGCTCAGCCCATAGCTTGTAATGCTTGCGGACCAAAAGTTTATTTAAAAGATATGAGTGAAGAGATTTTGGCTAAAAACGAAGAGGCGGTAAAACTATGTGCTACTTGGCTAAAAAAAGGTAAGATCATAGCCATAAAAGGAATAGGTGGTTTTCATCTTGTTTGTAGAGCCGATGATAGCGAAGTTTTAAGAACTCTTAGACAAAAAAAACAGCGCCCAAGCAAACCATTTGCGCTTATGTGTAAAGATGAAAAAATGGCATTAAAATATGCTAAATTTAGTAAAAAAGAGTTAGAACTTTTAAACTCAAACATTAAGCCTATAGTTTTAGCTTCAAATTTAAATGCTCTTCCAGAAGAGCTTGCGCCAGGACTTCAAAAAATAGGAATATTTTTAGCTCCTACCGCTCTTCATCTGTTGCTTTTTGAATATATAGATTTCCCTATCGTTGCAACTAGCGCAAATATCAGCGGCGAGCCTATCATTACAAATTCCATAGATATAGTTAAAAAGCTAGGAGGCGTAGTTCATCTCATCCTTGACAATGATAGAGAGATCATAAATCCAAGTGATGATAGTATCGCTTTTTTTGCAGATGATAGACTTCAATGGATACGTACTTCAAGGGGTATAAAACCAAAAATAATCCGCTCTAAATTTAGTCAAAAAGGCTGTTTTTTGGCTCTTGGTGGTGAGCTTAAAAATCAATTTGCTATTTATAAAGATGGATTGATATTTAGCTCTGTTTATATCGGGGATTTAAAAAATATAGCTACTTTTGAAAGATTTCTAAATTTAGTTGAGAAATTTAGCCAAACTTATGATTTTAAATTTGACTTTATAATCGGCGATCTACATCCACATTTTTTACACACAAAGTATTTTGAAAAGCAAGGATTTAAGCTATATAAAGCCCAACATCACTGGGCGCATTTACTTAGTGTAATGATAGAAAATGATATTAGTAGTGAAGTACTTGGAGTAGCGTTTGATGGCACTGGCTACGGTGATGATGGAGAGATTTGGGGTGGAGAGCTGTTTTTATGTGATCAAAAGGGTTATAAAAGGATCTTACATTTTGATGAGTTTGAGCTTATAGGCGGTGATAAGGCTATCAAAAATATATATTATTTGGCTTATGCAATTCTTAGAAAGTACGATATCGATGCGCCGGAATTTAAAAGTAGATTTGATGAGAAAACTCTTTTAAATTTAGACAAGGTACTAAGTCGCAATATAAATTTAGTAAAAACAAGCTCGCTTGGACGTATATTTGACGCATTTGCCTGCTTAGCTCTTAAGATAGATACTGTAAGTTACGATGCGCAGGCTGCTATGAGCTTAGAAGCTTTGTATGATGAGAATTTAGATATTTCATATAAATTTGAGATAGAAAATGACGTTATAACTTATAAAGACGTGTTTTTGAATGCTTTAAGTGGCAGTCCAAGAGTTTTGGCGACCGGATTTATAAACGGTTTAGCCGATCTTATATTAAACGTTGCGCTTATGTATAAAAAGCCGTTAGTTCTTAGTGGTGGAGTTTTTCAAAATAGAGCTTTACTAACTAAGACGATATCAAATTTAAAGCAAGCGGGCATTACGTTTTATCTACCTAAAGATGAGCCTGCAAATGACTCAGGGTTGGCTATGGGGCAAATTTACTATGGTTTAAACTTTTTGGGTTATAATTCAAATAAATAG
- a CDS encoding ATP-binding protein: MRYNFKFLISLFVVLYIIMTVLVFNFYIGLALKDAKQGALYILDTTNSVRDYISNVQRPVINELKEKKLLNDDFFDPRLMSASYITKEIYNIQKNKRKVDYEYKLITSNVLNPMRRGNEFENKVLEGFKDKKYSEYSKIIFDSNNSLSYFVGLPVAGLQSSCFECHSTNSLPKQYTNLTNFDGKIGDTVAMISYTIPIKSIFTYHIKEFIISGLIIFIFFSLYIFFIYKMYINDKKLKQQTELLMINQNRLALMGEMIENISHQWKQPLAQISSILINVELYSQRDTLTKEKLNENIKETQKQVEYMSDTIDDFKNFFNPNTPKKEFTSQEAINQACKILGSSLRKYGVNLEIDIKNNFTHFGNINEIIQVIISIINNAKEAFLESQNRDKMIKITSFLQDDTRNISIENNAGNIDEKLLDTIFKPHFTTKKTGNGLGLYMSKMVMKKNKGQISVKNVNNSVIFTIIFFNS, translated from the coding sequence GTGAGATATAATTTTAAATTCCTAATATCTTTATTTGTAGTTTTATATATCATAATGACTGTTTTAGTTTTTAATTTTTACATAGGTCTAGCTTTGAAAGACGCAAAACAAGGAGCGCTTTATATACTAGATACTACAAACTCTGTGCGCGACTATATATCAAACGTTCAAAGACCAGTCATCAACGAACTAAAAGAAAAAAAGCTTTTAAATGATGATTTTTTTGATCCACGACTAATGTCTGCTTCATATATAACAAAAGAAATTTATAATATACAAAAAAACAAAAGAAAGGTTGATTACGAGTACAAACTGATAACTTCAAACGTCCTAAATCCGATGCGCAGGGGAAATGAATTTGAAAATAAAGTCCTAGAAGGATTTAAAGATAAAAAATACAGCGAATACTCAAAGATCATTTTTGACTCTAACAATTCTCTATCGTATTTTGTCGGACTTCCAGTAGCTGGATTGCAATCATCTTGCTTTGAGTGTCATAGTACAAATAGCCTACCAAAACAATATACAAATTTAACGAATTTTGATGGCAAGATAGGCGACACTGTAGCGATGATCTCTTATACTATACCTATTAAAAGCATTTTTACATATCATATTAAAGAATTTATAATAAGTGGATTGATAATTTTTATTTTCTTTTCATTATATATATTCTTTATTTATAAGATGTATATAAATGATAAAAAGCTAAAACAACAAACCGAACTTTTAATGATAAACCAAAACAGACTTGCGCTTATGGGCGAAATGATCGAAAATATATCTCATCAATGGAAACAGCCATTAGCACAGATCAGCTCTATCTTGATAAATGTAGAGCTATACTCTCAAAGAGATACACTTACCAAAGAAAAGTTAAACGAAAATATCAAAGAAACGCAAAAACAAGTAGAATATATGTCCGATACCATCGATGATTTTAAAAACTTTTTCAACCCAAATACACCAAAAAAGGAATTCACAAGCCAAGAAGCTATAAATCAAGCTTGTAAGATTTTAGGCTCATCTCTTAGAAAATACGGGGTAAATTTAGAGATCGACATCAAAAATAACTTTACTCATTTTGGTAATATAAATGAGATCATACAAGTCATCATAAGCATCATAAACAATGCAAAAGAGGCGTTTTTAGAGTCGCAAAATAGAGATAAAATGATCAAAATAACTTCATTCTTGCAAGACGATACGCGCAATATCTCCATAGAAAACAACGCTGGCAATATAGATGAAAAGCTGCTTGATACGATATTTAAACCACATTTTACTACAAAAAAGACCGGCAACGGGCTTGGTCTATATATGAGCAAAATGGTAATGAAAAAAAATAAAGGACAAATTTCTGTTAAAAACGTAAATAATTCTGTAATATTTACAATTATTTTTTTTAATTCATAA